A genomic region of Mitsuaria sp. 7 contains the following coding sequences:
- a CDS encoding efflux RND transporter periplasmic adaptor subunit — MRRKPLVLSLIVVLLVAGGGWWWKSRAASRDGGEAGPAAAARGASGPAGTQTVGVVTAQRRDVPVTVEASGTVTPINQVDLRAQTTSTIRDVLVHDGQTVTRGQVLFRFDERADRANLDKARAQLARDKAALGDLQRQYERAKDLLAQNFVAQSALDTALASLQGGRSLVDADAAAVESAAVALSYNEIRAPFSGRAGAVNVWPGSLVQASATGTPLVNIVQIDPIAISFNLPETELAPVLDAMRPGATGAQVTPPEVQVVLPTIEGGPSRKDSKGGKSVESVARGKLTFVDNLVDATTGTIKLKAEFTNDAQKLWPGQYLRVRMTLRSMKDAIVIPQAAIILRGSDRQVYVVGPDKTALLKPVKLRYTFGEMAVVDGVDAGATVVLDGKQNLRPGTPLRTQPAAVDPAAAARLAAASAAAGGGASATDVAAP; from the coding sequence ATGCGCCGCAAGCCCCTTGTCCTGTCCTTGATCGTCGTCCTGCTCGTCGCGGGCGGGGGCTGGTGGTGGAAGTCGCGCGCCGCGTCCCGGGATGGCGGCGAGGCCGGCCCGGCGGCCGCCGCCCGTGGCGCCTCCGGCCCCGCCGGCACCCAGACGGTCGGCGTCGTCACCGCGCAGCGCCGCGACGTCCCGGTCACCGTCGAAGCCTCCGGCACCGTCACGCCGATCAACCAGGTCGACCTTCGCGCCCAGACCACCTCGACCATCCGCGACGTGCTGGTCCACGACGGCCAGACGGTCACCAGGGGCCAGGTCCTGTTCCGCTTCGACGAGCGCGCGGACCGCGCCAACCTCGACAAGGCCCGCGCCCAGCTCGCCCGCGACAAGGCCGCCCTCGGCGACCTGCAGCGCCAGTACGAGCGCGCCAAGGACCTGCTCGCCCAGAACTTCGTCGCGCAGAGCGCCCTCGACACCGCGCTGGCCAGCCTCCAGGGCGGCCGCAGCCTGGTCGACGCGGACGCCGCCGCCGTCGAATCCGCCGCCGTCGCGCTCAGCTACAACGAGATCCGCGCGCCCTTCTCCGGCCGCGCCGGCGCCGTGAACGTCTGGCCCGGCAGCCTGGTCCAGGCCAGCGCCACCGGCACCCCGCTGGTCAACATCGTCCAGATCGATCCGATCGCCATCAGCTTCAACCTGCCCGAGACCGAGCTCGCCCCCGTGCTGGACGCGATGCGCCCCGGAGCCACCGGCGCCCAGGTCACGCCGCCCGAGGTGCAGGTCGTCCTGCCGACGATCGAAGGCGGACCTTCGCGAAAGGACAGCAAGGGCGGCAAGTCCGTCGAATCGGTGGCCCGCGGCAAGCTGACCTTCGTCGACAACCTCGTCGACGCGACCACCGGCACGATCAAGCTGAAGGCCGAGTTCACGAACGACGCGCAGAAGCTCTGGCCCGGCCAGTACCTGCGCGTGCGCATGACGCTGCGCAGCATGAAGGACGCCATCGTGATCCCGCAGGCCGCGATCATCCTGCGCGGCAGCGACCGCCAGGTCTACGTCGTCGGCCCCGACAAGACCGCCCTGCTCAAGCCGGTCAAGCTGCGCTACACCTTCGGCGAGATGGCCGTCGTCGACGGTGTCGACGCGGGCGCGACCGTGGTGCTCGACGGCAAGCAGAACCTGCGCCCCGGCACGCCGCTGCGCACGCAGCCCGCAGCCGTCGATCCGGCCGCCGCCGCGCGCCTGGCCGCCGCCTCCGCCGCTGCGGGCGGTGGTGCCTCCGCCACCGACGTCGCCGCGCCCTAA
- the rpe gene encoding ribulose-phosphate 3-epimerase, whose product MNPPTYRIAPSILSADFANLGEEVRNVLAAGADWIHFDVMDNHYVPNLTFGPMVCEALKKHAVKPDGTPAPIDVHLMVQPVDSLAQAFCRAGANLVSFHPEASGHVDRTIQLIKSEGAQAGLVFNPATPLDVLEWVIDKVDLVLIMSVNPGFGGQSFIPGALKKLQQAKAMILASGRDIRLEIDGGVKVDNIREIAAAGADTFVAGSAIFGKPDYKGVIDAMRAELAL is encoded by the coding sequence ATGAACCCGCCCACCTACCGCATCGCCCCCAGCATCCTGTCCGCCGATTTCGCCAACCTGGGCGAGGAAGTCCGCAACGTGCTGGCCGCCGGCGCGGACTGGATCCACTTCGACGTGATGGACAACCATTACGTGCCCAATCTGACCTTCGGCCCGATGGTCTGCGAGGCGCTGAAGAAGCACGCCGTGAAGCCCGACGGCACGCCGGCGCCGATCGACGTCCACCTGATGGTGCAGCCGGTGGACAGCCTGGCGCAGGCCTTCTGCCGTGCGGGCGCGAACCTGGTGAGCTTCCACCCCGAGGCCAGCGGCCACGTCGACCGCACGATCCAGCTGATCAAGTCCGAGGGCGCGCAGGCGGGCCTGGTGTTCAACCCGGCCACGCCGCTGGACGTGCTGGAGTGGGTCATCGACAAGGTCGACCTGGTGCTGATCATGAGCGTCAACCCCGGCTTCGGCGGCCAGAGCTTCATCCCCGGCGCGCTGAAGAAGCTGCAGCAGGCCAAGGCGATGATCCTGGCCAGCGGCCGCGACATCCGGCTGGAGATCGACGGCGGCGTGAAGGTCGACAACATCCGCGAGATCGCGGCGGCGGGCGCGGACACCTTCGTGGCGGGCTCGGCGATCTTCGGCAAGCCCGACTACAAGGGCGTCATCGACGCCATGCGCGCCGAGCTGGCGCTCTGA
- a CDS encoding low molecular weight protein-tyrosine-phosphatase: protein MTRLLLVCAANLCRSPMAEAVLRLRAGELGLTEVRSAGVFASSRVHPVDKRALAVLEQRGYGMDRRWRSRKVTTEDFDRYDLILAMDRQVLRGLKAARPAVSPAKLGLFLAGMTGLGLDEVPDPYYGAGSAFVHVLDLIEARAHTWPGDEAVFHKTG from the coding sequence GTGACCCGACTGCTGCTGGTCTGCGCGGCCAACCTGTGCCGCTCGCCGATGGCCGAGGCCGTGCTGCGGCTGCGCGCCGGAGAGCTGGGCCTGACGGAGGTTCGCTCGGCCGGCGTGTTCGCGTCGTCGCGGGTGCACCCGGTCGACAAGCGCGCGCTGGCGGTGCTGGAGCAGCGCGGCTACGGCATGGACCGGCGCTGGCGCTCGCGCAAGGTGACGACCGAGGACTTCGACCGCTACGACCTGATCCTGGCGATGGACCGCCAGGTGCTGCGCGGGTTGAAGGCGGCGCGGCCCGCGGTCTCTCCGGCGAAGCTGGGGCTGTTCCTCGCCGGCATGACAGGGTTGGGCCTGGACGAGGTACCCGACCCGTACTACGGCGCCGGGAGCGCCTTCGTGCACGTGCTCGACCTGATCGAGGCCCGTGCGCACACCTGGCCGGGCGACGAGGCGGTCTTCCACAAGACGGGCTGA
- a CDS encoding efflux RND transporter permease subunit encodes MNLTELFIRRPVMTVLLNVALVVAGIAAWSRIPVAALPSFNTPVINVQATLPGASPETMASSVALPLEKQFSTIAGITTISSTNTLGNSSLTLEFDSARDIDAAAVDVQAALFRSLRALPVEMTTPPSYRKVNPADAPVLLVALTSPSINLSELNDYAENLITPSLSTIDGVAQVSIYGQKRFAVRIKARNELLQQRNITLDELQAAVKGANANTPVGTLDGARQTLTIQANKQLRDANAFGGIVVATRNGAPVFLREVADVEDSYETVKSFSNFNGERSIVLAVQRQPDANTVKVVDAVKAMLPRFAAQLPASVQMSTLNDRSVSIREGLHDVYFTLALTVALVVMVIFLFLRRMVATLIPTLSLPISLIGAVTLLFALGYSLDNISLLGITLAVGLVVDDAIVMLENIYRHVEDGMAPFDAAIRGAREMAFTIMSISISLIAVLIPIFFMPGVIGLLFHEFAVVVSLAIGVSAGVSLTLVPMLCSRFLSSHHEVEENALGRTFEAGFGWVLNKYTASLDWALARRWVVGVVALATFIASAWLWIVIPKGFFPEEDIGQIQASTEAAEDISFAAMTVLQERVAQIVQDDPSVSSVSAAVGGGGGGGNVNTGRLFINLKSRGERPPMPQVLEQLRKKLRGVPGIAVYLRPVQNLQLGGRQSKSRYQFTLQSVSTGELNTWAVKLQDKLRNDPVFRDVTSDSQLRGLQANLVIDRERATLLGVQMQDLRNALYSAFGERQVSSIYAESNTYQVIMEATDSDRLSEDAFDKIYLRGKNSMMVPLTAFASVKRELGPTAVNHQGQLQAITLSFNLAPDVPLGNATGKIDQFTREIGLPPSIITSYGGDAAVFKDSQGGQLLLIVLAIAVIYVLLGVLYESYIHPLTILAGLPSAAVGALLTLQLAGMELTIIATIGILMLVGIVKKNAIMMIDFALDAQRNGGMTPQQAIREACILRFRPIMMTTLAALMGALPIALGLGAGAELRQPLGLAVVGGLILSQAVTLYITPVIYLALDRFSGKGPDTREVEAMRLTEHPERPTQPVPGHAD; translated from the coding sequence ATGAATCTCACCGAACTCTTCATCCGCCGGCCGGTCATGACCGTGCTGCTGAACGTGGCGCTGGTCGTCGCGGGCATCGCCGCGTGGAGCCGCATCCCGGTCGCCGCGCTGCCCAGCTTCAACACGCCGGTCATCAACGTTCAGGCCACCCTCCCCGGCGCCAGCCCCGAGACGATGGCCTCGTCCGTCGCGCTGCCGCTGGAGAAGCAGTTCTCGACCATCGCCGGCATCACGACGATCTCCTCGACCAACACGCTGGGCAACAGCTCGCTGACGCTGGAGTTCGACTCCGCGCGCGACATCGACGCCGCCGCGGTCGACGTGCAGGCCGCGCTGTTCCGCTCGCTGCGCGCACTGCCGGTCGAGATGACGACCCCGCCGTCCTACCGCAAGGTCAACCCGGCCGACGCGCCGGTGCTGCTGGTGGCGCTGACCTCGCCGTCGATCAACCTGTCCGAGCTCAACGACTACGCCGAGAACCTGATCACCCCCAGCCTGTCGACCATCGACGGCGTGGCGCAGGTCTCCATCTACGGCCAGAAGCGTTTCGCGGTGCGCATCAAGGCCCGCAACGAGCTGCTCCAGCAGCGCAACATCACGCTCGACGAGCTGCAGGCCGCCGTCAAGGGCGCCAACGCCAACACCCCCGTCGGCACGCTGGACGGCGCGCGCCAGACGCTGACCATCCAGGCCAACAAGCAGCTGCGCGACGCCAACGCCTTCGGCGGCATCGTCGTGGCCACGCGCAACGGCGCGCCGGTGTTCCTGCGCGAGGTGGCCGACGTCGAGGACAGCTACGAGACCGTCAAGTCCTTCTCCAACTTCAACGGCGAACGCTCCATCGTGCTGGCCGTGCAGCGCCAGCCCGACGCCAACACGGTGAAGGTCGTCGACGCGGTGAAGGCCATGCTGCCGCGCTTCGCCGCGCAGCTGCCGGCCTCGGTGCAGATGAGCACGCTCAACGACCGCTCGGTGTCCATCCGCGAAGGCCTGCACGACGTCTACTTCACCCTCGCCCTGACGGTGGCGCTGGTCGTGATGGTGATCTTCCTGTTCCTGCGCCGCATGGTCGCGACGCTGATCCCGACGCTGTCGCTGCCGATCTCGCTGATCGGCGCGGTGACGCTGCTGTTCGCGCTGGGCTACAGCCTGGACAACATCTCGCTGCTCGGGATCACGCTGGCCGTGGGCCTGGTCGTCGACGACGCGATCGTGATGCTGGAGAACATCTACCGCCACGTCGAGGACGGCATGGCGCCCTTCGACGCCGCCATCCGCGGCGCGCGGGAGATGGCCTTCACCATCATGTCGATCTCGATCTCGCTGATCGCGGTGCTGATCCCGATCTTCTTCATGCCGGGCGTGATCGGGCTGCTGTTCCACGAGTTCGCCGTCGTCGTGTCGCTGGCGATCGGCGTGTCGGCCGGCGTGTCGCTGACGCTGGTGCCCATGCTGTGCAGCCGCTTCCTCAGCAGCCATCACGAGGTCGAGGAGAACGCGCTCGGCCGCACCTTCGAGGCCGGTTTCGGCTGGGTGCTGAACAAGTACACGGCGTCGCTGGACTGGGCGCTGGCCCGCCGCTGGGTCGTCGGCGTGGTGGCGCTGGCCACCTTCATCGCCAGCGCGTGGCTGTGGATCGTCATCCCCAAGGGCTTCTTCCCGGAAGAGGACATCGGCCAGATCCAGGCCAGCACCGAAGCGGCCGAGGACATCTCCTTCGCCGCGATGACGGTGCTGCAGGAACGCGTCGCGCAGATCGTGCAGGACGATCCGTCGGTGTCGTCGGTGTCCGCCGCGGTCGGCGGCGGCGGCGGGGGCGGCAACGTCAACACGGGGCGCCTGTTCATCAACCTGAAGTCGCGCGGCGAGCGTCCGCCGATGCCGCAGGTGCTGGAGCAGCTGCGCAAGAAGCTGCGCGGCGTGCCCGGCATCGCGGTCTACCTGCGGCCGGTGCAGAACCTGCAGCTCGGCGGCCGGCAGTCCAAGAGCCGCTACCAGTTCACGCTGCAGTCGGTCAGCACCGGCGAGCTCAACACCTGGGCCGTGAAGCTGCAGGACAAGCTGCGCAACGACCCGGTGTTCCGCGACGTCACCAGCGACTCGCAACTGCGCGGGCTGCAGGCCAACCTCGTCATCGACCGCGAGCGCGCGACGCTGCTGGGCGTGCAGATGCAGGACCTGCGCAACGCGCTGTACTCGGCCTTCGGCGAGCGCCAGGTCTCCAGCATCTACGCGGAGAGCAACACCTACCAGGTGATCATGGAGGCGACCGACAGCGACCGCTTGAGCGAGGACGCCTTCGACAAGATCTACCTGCGCGGCAAGAACAGCATGATGGTGCCGCTGACGGCCTTCGCGAGCGTGAAGCGCGAGCTGGGCCCGACGGCGGTCAACCACCAGGGCCAGCTGCAGGCGATCACGCTGAGCTTCAACCTCGCGCCGGACGTGCCACTGGGCAACGCCACGGGCAAGATCGACCAGTTCACCAGGGAGATCGGCCTGCCGCCTTCCATCATCACCAGCTACGGCGGCGATGCGGCGGTGTTCAAGGACTCGCAGGGCGGACAGCTGCTGCTGATCGTGCTGGCGATCGCGGTGATCTACGTGCTGCTGGGCGTGCTCTACGAGAGCTACATCCATCCATTGACCATCCTGGCGGGGCTGCCGTCGGCGGCGGTGGGCGCGCTGCTGACGCTGCAGCTCGCGGGCATGGAGCTGACCATCATCGCGACGATCGGCATCCTGATGCTGGTGGGCATCGTCAAGAAGAACGCGATCATGATGATCGACTTCGCGCTCGATGCGCAGCGCAACGGCGGCATGACGCCGCAGCAGGCGATCCGTGAGGCCTGCATCCTGCGCTTCCGTCCGATCATGATGACGACGCTGGCCGCGCTGATGGGCGCGCTGCCGATCGCGCTGGGCCTGGGCGCCGGCGCGGAGCTGCGCCAGCCTCTGGGTCTGGCGGTGGTCGGCGGGCTGATCCTGTCGCAGGCGGTGACGCTCTACATCACGCCGGTGATCTACCTGGCGCTGGACCGGTTCAGCGGGAAGGGGCCGGATACGCGGGAAGTCGAAGCGATGCGGCTCACTGAGCATCCGGAACGTCCGACGCAGCCCGTCCCCGGCCATGCGGACTGA
- a CDS encoding DNA-3-methyladenine glycosylase I, with the protein MTDRLAQGPDGRWRCQWCEAPGFDRYRDYHDEEWGYPVHEDRRLFEKLCLEGFQSGLSWRTILAKRENFRKAFRQFEIAKVAKFGEADVARLLADEGIVRHRGKIEAAIHNASRALELQKEAGSLAAFFWRYEDPEEGGDVRATSETSVKLSKELKKRGWKFVGPTTVYAFMQAMGLINDHAPGCIGRDAAALARRSFTPPR; encoded by the coding sequence ATGACGGATCGATTGGCGCAAGGCCCGGACGGCCGGTGGCGATGCCAGTGGTGCGAGGCGCCCGGCTTCGACAGGTATCGCGACTACCACGACGAGGAATGGGGCTACCCCGTCCACGAGGACCGGCGGCTGTTCGAGAAGCTCTGCCTGGAGGGCTTCCAGTCGGGGCTGTCGTGGCGGACCATCCTCGCCAAGCGCGAGAACTTCCGCAAGGCGTTCAGGCAGTTCGAGATCGCCAAGGTCGCGAAGTTCGGCGAGGCCGATGTCGCGCGGTTGCTCGCGGACGAAGGCATCGTGCGCCACCGCGGCAAGATCGAGGCGGCGATCCACAACGCGAGTCGCGCGCTCGAGCTCCAGAAGGAAGCCGGCTCACTAGCCGCGTTCTTCTGGCGCTACGAGGATCCCGAGGAAGGCGGCGACGTGCGGGCGACGTCGGAGACGTCGGTGAAGCTCTCCAAGGAGCTGAAGAAGCGCGGCTGGAAATTCGTCGGCCCGACGACGGTCTACGCGTTCATGCAGGCGATGGGGCTGATCAACGATCACGCGCCGGGGTGCATCGGGCGCGATGCGGCGGCGCTGGCGCGCCGGAGTTTCACGCCGCCGCGCTGA
- a CDS encoding ABC transporter substrate-binding protein, translated as MDSLRPTRRQAITRGWALVGVAAAVGADLGVAANSAMAAPSGPAVPTVPGAGATGPLTLRSAAQAGAPAKYASGDPKRPGLCGEIAEAVMRTDPDLHIEGLAQPVPLRRLELMLSNGDLDVFFCLLKSEHRHALMRYLPVPLYRISHVLAMRAGDERAPRTWDELRAFSRRQPLLLAQGTKLAATLQEADVSFLESARSDKEALQMLVRGRTGGVYGQDFNLRQAARGAGLESRVRIGPQVFEEETQYVVVSRQLPEAVAERLTDRLRQISASGEIARLADRYR; from the coding sequence TTGGATTCTCTCCGTCCCACTCGGCGCCAGGCCATCACGCGCGGCTGGGCGCTGGTCGGCGTGGCCGCCGCTGTGGGCGCCGATCTGGGCGTGGCCGCGAATTCGGCCATGGCGGCGCCGTCCGGACCTGCTGTGCCGACGGTGCCGGGGGCGGGCGCCACCGGACCGCTGACGCTGCGCAGCGCCGCGCAGGCCGGCGCGCCGGCCAAGTACGCCTCGGGCGATCCGAAACGCCCCGGCCTGTGCGGCGAGATCGCCGAGGCCGTGATGCGGACCGATCCGGACCTGCACATCGAGGGCCTGGCCCAGCCGGTGCCGCTGCGCCGGCTCGAGCTGATGCTGAGCAACGGCGACCTCGACGTGTTCTTCTGCCTGCTCAAGTCCGAGCACCGCCATGCGCTGATGCGCTACCTGCCGGTGCCGCTGTACCGCATCTCGCATGTGCTCGCGATGCGGGCCGGCGACGAGCGCGCGCCGCGCACCTGGGACGAGCTGCGCGCCTTCTCGCGGCGCCAGCCTTTGCTGCTGGCGCAGGGGACCAAGCTGGCCGCCACGCTGCAGGAGGCGGACGTGTCCTTCCTCGAATCCGCGCGCAGCGACAAGGAAGCGCTGCAGATGCTGGTGCGCGGCCGCACCGGCGGGGTCTACGGCCAGGACTTCAACCTGCGCCAGGCGGCGCGCGGCGCGGGCCTGGAGTCGCGCGTGCGGATCGGGCCCCAGGTGTTCGAGGAGGAGACCCAGTACGTCGTCGTCTCGCGCCAGCTGCCCGAGGCGGTGGCGGAGCGCCTGACCGACCGGCTGCGCCAGATCAGCGCGTCGGGGGAGATCGCGCGGCTCGCGGATCGTTACCGCTAG